The following coding sequences lie in one Fusarium poae strain DAOMC 252244 chromosome 1, whole genome shotgun sequence genomic window:
- a CDS encoding hypothetical protein (BUSCO:42115at5125) has protein sequence MSSSSANLVESAKKLAAYQAVNDHLDASYKFVGIGSGSTVVYVVDAIVSKGPEFFKGMTFIPTGSQSKGLIRAAGLNLVNLDERPLVNGLPVPLDVAFDGADEVDEDLNLIKGGGACLFQEKLVAIAAKKFIAVADYRKQSPRLCTTWKTIPIEVLPMSAPDVLVRLRAMGSPKPVIRSGLPAKAGECVTDNGMWLIDAPFSPLLLPKDINSENEGRGKNGAWEVNALAEELVRTPGIVEIGLFHGFNGSEAVTLGKESQAQKPIAAYFGLANGEVQVQNAA, from the exons atgtcttcttcatcagcaAACTTGGTAGAGTCGGCCAAGAAATTGGCCGCCTACCAGGCAGTCAATGATCACCTCGATGCCTCTTACAAGTTTGTCGGAATTGGCTCTGGTAGCACCGTTGTCTACGTTGTGGACGCTATTGTCAGCAAGGGACCCGAATTCTTCAAGGGAATGACTTTTATTCCTACTGGAAGTCAGTCAAAGGGCCTTATCCGCGCTGCTGGTTTGAATCTTGTAAACTTGGACGAGAGGCCCCTGGTGAATGGGCTTCCTGTCCCTCTTGATGTTGCCTTTGACGGCGCCGacgaggttgatgaggacCTCAATCTCATCAAGGGCGGTGGTGCTTGTTTGTTTCAGGAAAAATTGGTTGCAATTGCTGCTAAAAAGTTTATCGCTGTAGCTG ATTACCGAAAGCAATCTCCCAGACTGTGTACCACCTGGAAGACCATTCCTATCGAGGTTCTTCCTATGTCCGCACCTGATGTTCTGGTCCGCCTTCGAGCCATGGGTTCCCCCAAACCTGTCATCCGTTCAGGTCTCCCTGCCAAAGCTGGCGAATGTGTAACAGACAACGGCATGTGGCTTATTGACGCCCCATTCTCTCCCTTGCTTCTTCCCAAGGATATCAACTCCGAGAATGAGGGTCGTGGGAAGAATGGTGCCTGGGAGGTTAATGCTCTTGCGGAGGAATTGGTCCGCACACCTGGTATCGTTGAGATTGGTTTGTTCCATGGCTTCAATGGTAGTGAGGCTGTTACGCTGGGTAAGGAGTCGCAAGCGCAGAAGCCAATTGCGGCTTATTTCGGTCTCGCCAATGGCGAGGTGCAGGTACAAAATGCCGCCTAA
- the RAB6B gene encoding Ras- protein Rab-6B: MAQAGGSYNNPLKKFKLVFLGEQSVGKTSLITRFMYDSFDNMYQATIGIDFLSKTMYLEDRTVRLQLWDTAGQERFRSLIPSYIRDSSVAVVVYDISNAKSFQNTKKWIDDVRAERGNDVIIVLVGNKTDLNEKREVTTQQGEEEAKKNNLMFVETSAKLGHNVKNLFKRIAQALPGMEGSDAAAQASNQMIDVKTNNTQQSQEGCAC, translated from the exons ATGGCGCAGGCTGGCGGCTCATACAACAACCCCTTGAAGAAATTCAA GCTGGTGTTTCTAGGAGAGCAGAGTG TTGGCAAGACCTCTTTGATCACACGATTCATGTACGACTCTTTCGACAACATGTACCAAGCGACGATTGGCATTGATTTCCTCTCCAAG ACCATGTACCTCGAGGACCGAACGGTGCGATTGCAGCTATGGGATACCGCTGGACAAGAACGATTCCGAAGTCTGATTCCATCCTATATCCGTGATTCAAGCGTGGCCGTTGTTGTCTATGATATCTCTA ACGCCAAGTCGTTCCAAAACACCAAGAAGTGGATTGATGATGTACGAGCCGAACGAGGTAACGATGTTATTATTGTGTTGGTTGGCAACAAGACGGATTTAAACGAAAAGCGAGAAGTCACTACACAGCAGGGCGAGgaagaggccaagaagaacaacCTGATGTTTGTCGAGACAAGCGCAAAGCTGGGTCACAACGTGAAGAATCTATTCAAGAGGATAGCTCAAGCCCTGCCTGGTATGGAGGGCAGCGACGCTGCTGCGCAAGCTTCAAACCAGA TGATTGACGTCAAGACGAACAACACACAGCAATCACAAGAGGGATGCGCGTGCTAA
- a CDS encoding hypothetical protein (TransMembrane:4 (i16-35o55-74i86-109o155-179i)), whose amino-acid sequence MSRLTRSLRLPRPKSLFGITSLQTGTELISLALVFNKITGVYGLLAILTGYQLSLLQLSTYVYSIAVLVGLAILTPHVRRQSPFECLALAWLYIIDTVINAAYTAAFGLDWYFSTQLNETIESKKTDLPNFVAEGMQGLRKEAAMHGKVVPQETAASMLLIVGATLIRVYFSFVVMAYAKQVLQKYMQLMILEGPGVDDQEGPFAEDLPDGEGRRGRLGRLMVSCGRAYWLDSRESDEWAPSLGGSNKPAGAGTLSGEV is encoded by the exons ATGTCTCGGCTTACTCGATCCCTCCGGCTACCCCGGCCCAAG agcctctttggtatcaCCAGCCTCCAGACTGGCACAGAGCTCATTTCACTCGCTCTCGTCTTCAACAAAATTACCGGTGTTTACGGACTTCTCGCCATCCTTACTGGATATCAGCTATCTCTCCTCCAACTCTCGACATACGTTTACTCCATCGCGGTCCTGGTAGGACTTGCCATCCTTACTCCTCATGTTCGACGACAAAGCCCTTTTGAGTGCCTGGCCCTTGCGTGGCTTTACATCATCGATACCGTTATCAATGCAGCATACACCGCAGCTTTCGGTCTGGACTGGTATTTCTCTACTCAGCTCAACGAGACAATCGAATCCAAGAAGACGGATCTACCAAACTTTGTGGCTGAGGGTATGCAAGGCCTGCGAAAGGAGGCTGCCATGCATGGAAAGGTCGTTCCTCAGGAAACGGCTGCGAGCATGTTGCTGATTGTTGGCGCAACGTTGATCCGTGTGTATTTCAGCTTTGTCGTCATGGCGTATGCGAAGCAGGTGCTGCAGAAGTACATGCAACTGATGATACTCGAGGGCCCCGGCGTTGATGACCAGGAGGGTCCCTTCGCTGAGGATCTCCCTGACGGTGAGGGCCGCCGGGGCCGCCTTGGCCGTTTGATGGTTTCCTGCGGCCGGGCTTACTGGCTGGACAGCCGAGAGTCTGACGAATGGGCCCCCAGCCTGGGAGGATCCAACAAGCCAGCCGGCGCGGGTACCCTCTCGGGCGAGGTTTAG